One segment of Chrysiogenes arsenatis DSM 11915 DNA contains the following:
- the nifE gene encoding nitrogenase iron-molybdenum cofactor biosynthesis protein NifE translates to MTALPKHLINSPSCSHAPENGTVASARPRCARPTPGAASGGCAFDGAQVVLYPVADAAHLVHGPIGCTALNWNNRGSKSDYGDFHRLGFTTDLQEIDIVMGGEAKLMQAARELVARYTPKALFLYNTCVGAMIGDDLAHVAKQLGQELGIPVIPVDSPGFVGSKNYGNKLAGEALLQHVIGTGEPAHTTATDICLIGEYNIAGELEAIEPLLRESGIRLLSRLTGNASFQELTWAHRARASMVVCSQALIKLAEQMHERYGIPFFEGSFYGFGATAAALRTFGTLLGDASVQEQIEATIARHEAATREALAPYLPALAGKRVFLYSGGVKSWSMVAQLEELGMEVIGTSTRKSTEADIARIRQQFEGTQKILMEKGDGKAILDIIEREGADMLLAGGRNLYTAIKGKIPFVDVNQERLFAYAGYTGQVELARRLHATLTSPVWDLAKTAPCWEVRS, encoded by the coding sequence ATGACCGCTTTACCGAAACACCTGATCAACTCGCCATCCTGCTCCCATGCACCGGAGAATGGCACGGTAGCGAGCGCCCGTCCGCGTTGCGCGCGACCGACTCCCGGTGCCGCCTCTGGTGGATGTGCCTTTGATGGCGCTCAAGTCGTTTTGTATCCCGTTGCCGATGCCGCGCATCTGGTTCACGGGCCGATTGGCTGCACTGCCCTGAATTGGAACAATCGCGGCTCCAAGTCCGACTACGGCGACTTTCACCGTCTGGGATTTACTACCGACTTGCAGGAGATCGACATTGTGATGGGGGGCGAAGCCAAGCTGATGCAAGCGGCGCGCGAACTGGTTGCCCGTTACACACCCAAAGCGCTGTTTCTCTATAACACCTGTGTTGGCGCGATGATCGGCGACGATCTTGCCCACGTGGCGAAGCAACTGGGCCAAGAACTCGGGATTCCGGTGATTCCCGTCGATTCCCCCGGCTTTGTCGGCAGTAAGAATTACGGCAATAAACTGGCGGGCGAAGCGCTGCTGCAACATGTCATCGGCACCGGCGAACCCGCACACACCACCGCTACGGATATCTGTTTAATTGGCGAATACAACATTGCAGGCGAACTCGAAGCTATCGAACCACTTTTGCGTGAATCAGGGATACGCCTTCTGAGCCGTCTGACCGGCAATGCCAGTTTTCAGGAACTCACGTGGGCGCACCGCGCACGGGCATCAATGGTGGTCTGTTCGCAAGCGCTCATCAAACTGGCAGAACAGATGCACGAACGGTACGGCATCCCGTTCTTTGAAGGGTCGTTTTACGGCTTCGGCGCGACCGCGGCCGCGTTGCGTACCTTCGGCACCTTGCTGGGCGATGCCAGCGTGCAGGAACAGATCGAAGCGACGATTGCCCGTCACGAAGCGGCCACCCGCGAAGCACTGGCACCCTACCTTCCTGCCCTTGCAGGGAAACGGGTTTTCCTCTACTCCGGCGGCGTCAAAAGCTGGTCGATGGTCGCGCAGCTCGAAGAACTGGGGATGGAAGTGATCGGCACCAGCACCCGCAAATCGACGGAAGCCGACATCGCCAGAATCCGTCAGCAGTTTGAAGGGACACAGAAAATCCTGATGGAAAAAGGGGATGGCAAGGCGATTCTGGATATCATCGAGCGCGAGGGCGCCGATATGCTTCTCGCTGGCGGACGGAACCTGTACACCGCCATCAAAGGGAAAATCCCTTTCGTCGATGTCAATCAGGAGCGGCTCTTCGCGTATGCTGGCTACACTGGACAGGTGGAACTTGCCCGACGACTCCATGCCACACTCACCTCGCCCGTGTGGGATCTTGCCAAAACGGCGCCCTGCTGGGAGGTGCGCTCATGA